AAGGCGATATCGGCTATGTCCGACTGTCTCCACGCGGCGCGATCGAGAAGATCGGTGCCGCATTTTCGGACATTGTGTGCCTGCCAGGCGAACGACTGACCGGCATATTGATGGCCGACCTCATCATCACCGGCCAGCGGGCAGCGTTTCGTGAGTCCCTGGAACAGGCCATGCAAGGCCAGGGCGCGCAGTGCATCAACGCCAGTTTCTTGAACAATCGCGGCGAAATCGTGCCGGCCAAGATATCGATCGTGCCGTTGCAGGGCGCTTACGGAATGGAGGGGGCCGTGATCCTGACCACCCTGCTGGATAGCCCGGGGACGTCCGCCCTGGGCGCAGCCTGATCCGACGATGTAGTCGCACAACGTCCGGCCGGGATTTTTGAGGAGGTAGCCCAGCAGGGCTTCCTCCTCCCTTGCCCGGCCCCGCCCCTTTCTGCACAGTCGCGCCGCCCGTTCGGGCCGATAAAGGGGGCGCCGCCCGGCGCCATGCAAGCAGAACAAGGAAACATCATGCCATCCCGCTACGCCAGAGCCGCTCTTTCAACCGTCGCGCTGATCGCCGTCGGCAGCGCATCGCTGCATGCCGCCACCCCGGCCGACACGCAGGCCCGTAGCGGCGAAGCGGCCTTCCGCGCGCTTTACAAGGAACTGGTCGAAACCGATTCCAGCTGGCCCGAGGGCAGTTGCACCGTCGCGGCCGAGCAAATCGCCGCACGACTGAAATCGGGCGGCTATGCCGATAGCGATGTCGCCCTGGTGGTTGACCCAACCCATCCCAAGGAAGGCAATCTCACCGCCATCCTGCGCGGCTCGGATGCCAAGCTCCCCGCCCTGCTGCTGCTCGCCCATATCGATGTCGTCGCGGCCAAGCGCGCCGACTGGACCCGTGACCCGTTCACCCTGGTCGAGGAAGGCGGCTATTTCTACGGCCGGGGCACGTCCGACGACAAGGCGATGGCCGCCAGCTTCGCCGACGCCATGATCCGCTTCAAGCAGGAAGGCTATAAGCCCAAGCGCACGATCAAGCTGGCGCTGACCTGTGGCGAGGAGACCGAAAAAGCGCTGAACGGCGTCGAATATCTGCTGAAGACCAAGCCCGAGGCGATGGCAGCCGGATGGGCGCTCAATGAAGGCGGCGGCGGATCGCTGGACGAGACGGGCAAGCCGGTCAGCCATGGCGTGCAGGCGGGCGAGAAAGTCTATCAAGACTTCACCTTCACTGCGACCGCGCCGGGTGGCCACAGCTCGCGCCAGGAGCCGCATTTCAATGCGATCGGCTGGATGGCCCAGGCCCTGGCCCATGTGAACGCCTATGATTTCCCGGTGAACCTGACCCCGGCGGCCAAGGCCTATTTCGGCGCGTCGGCGCCGCTCTATCCCAAGCTGTCGCAGCCGATGGCGGCGGTCGGCGCGGGCAAGGCGACCGAGGCGGACTATGCCGCCATTTCGGCCGCCAATCCGAGCTGGAACGCAACCCTGCGCACCACCTGCATCCCGACGCTGATCAATGGCGGCCATGCCCCCAATGCCCAGCCCCAGTCGGTGACGGCCAACGTCAATTGCCGCATCATCCCGGGTGAGGATGTTGAAGCGATCCGCGCGAAGCTGGCCGAAGTGGCGGGCGACGAAAAGGTCAAGGTGACGCTGGCCGATCCGCCGCAGCCCAAATCATCGGCGCCGCAGCTGACGCCACAGATCATGGCGCCG
The sequence above is drawn from the Sphingobium sp. AP49 genome and encodes:
- a CDS encoding M20/M25/M40 family metallo-hydrolase: MPSRYARAALSTVALIAVGSASLHAATPADTQARSGEAAFRALYKELVETDSSWPEGSCTVAAEQIAARLKSGGYADSDVALVVDPTHPKEGNLTAILRGSDAKLPALLLLAHIDVVAAKRADWTRDPFTLVEEGGYFYGRGTSDDKAMAASFADAMIRFKQEGYKPKRTIKLALTCGEETEKALNGVEYLLKTKPEAMAAGWALNEGGGGSLDETGKPVSHGVQAGEKVYQDFTFTATAPGGHSSRQEPHFNAIGWMAQALAHVNAYDFPVNLTPAAKAYFGASAPLYPKLSQPMAAVGAGKATEADYAAISAANPSWNATLRTTCIPTLINGGHAPNAQPQSVTANVNCRIIPGEDVEAIRAKLAEVAGDEKVKVTLADPPQPKSSAPQLTPQIMAPIEALTKEMWPGVPVIPRLATGATDGRFTNAAGIPTYGVSGMFADPDGQGVHGLNERIRVKSLLDGRAFLYRLTKAYTQ